Proteins encoded within one genomic window of Phototrophicus methaneseepsis:
- a CDS encoding carbohydrate ABC transporter permease, with the protein MNTLIKLLKRLPLYLLIGLVALYALFPFYWALNTSFKSESEMFESATYLPENPTLKNYEYVFRDGTFLLALRNSAIVSSAVSILSLTVGSFAAYALGRLRFKGRTIILYIVLSMTMFPSISVLSGLYTIVREFGVFGTPLALIITYPIFTLPFTVWVLTSFFRGLPAEIEQAAIVDGATPFQTFRMILLPLTAPALVTTGLLSFVQSWNEYLFALNFTITEPSAQTVPVAIAQFSGKVARQEPIAEIMAAAMIVTIPLVILVLIFQNRIVAGLTAGAVKG; encoded by the coding sequence ATGAATACGCTCATCAAGTTACTCAAACGTCTGCCTCTCTATCTCCTGATCGGGCTGGTTGCCTTATATGCGTTGTTCCCGTTTTACTGGGCCTTGAATACCTCCTTTAAATCAGAGAGTGAGATGTTCGAGAGTGCGACCTATTTGCCAGAAAATCCCACGCTCAAGAATTATGAGTATGTCTTCCGCGATGGCACCTTTTTGCTGGCGCTGCGCAACTCAGCCATTGTTTCCAGCGCGGTATCCATCCTCTCGCTGACGGTCGGCTCTTTTGCTGCGTACGCATTGGGGCGGTTGCGCTTTAAAGGGCGGACTATCATTCTCTATATCGTCCTTTCGATGACGATGTTCCCGTCAATCTCGGTGCTTTCCGGCTTATATACGATTGTGCGGGAGTTTGGTGTCTTTGGGACGCCATTGGCGCTCATCATAACTTATCCGATCTTCACGCTGCCGTTTACGGTCTGGGTGCTGACGAGCTTCTTCAGGGGGCTCCCTGCTGAAATCGAACAGGCCGCGATTGTCGATGGGGCGACACCATTCCAGACGTTCCGCATGATCTTGCTGCCGTTGACGGCCCCAGCCCTGGTGACGACGGGCCTGCTCTCCTTCGTGCAATCCTGGAATGAGTATCTGTTTGCGCTTAACTTTACGATTACGGAGCCTTCCGCACAGACGGTCCCGGTCGCGATTGCGCAGTTTAGCGGTAAAGTCGCCCGGCAGGAGCCGATTGCGGAGATTATGGCGGCGGCGATGATCGTCACGATCCCACTGGTGATCCTCGTGCTGATCTTCCAGAATCGCATTGTTGCTGGCCTGACAGCGGGTGCCGTAAAGGGTTAG
- a CDS encoding sulfatase family protein: MTNLIVIDCHDLGQHLGSYGAKTVASPNLDQIAARGVRFENSFCTSPQCSPSRAALYTGRYPHSNGMMGLAHDPFSWRLHDDEIYLAKYLQDAGYETAHLGIQHVTGFDNEADVRALGFDHLLEGHFAAEVGESAVAFLNQAHDKPFFLNVGFFEPHRDETGGYHVAPPDDSLGADVPPYLPNTPEARQEFTELQGMIHAMDRAVGRIWETLASLDLLKDTWLIFTTDHGLAMPRAKCTMYDPGLETALIMYAEPFGFTGGRVISELISHVDFTPTILEGLGIPVPERLQGRSYWGLLQEGDYEPRQFIIGEKTYHTDYEPQRAIRTERYKLIVNLEVDITNVPADIMHSPIYPQMIDQLTVTRPYVELYDLENDPLEQHNLAGTADVQSIEADLLHQLKAWMVATDDPILQGPIASPYYDRALARLE, encoded by the coding sequence ATGACCAACCTCATTGTCATTGATTGCCATGACCTCGGACAGCATCTCGGTTCCTATGGTGCGAAGACAGTTGCTTCGCCCAACCTGGACCAAATTGCCGCCAGAGGGGTCCGTTTTGAAAATAGCTTTTGCACATCGCCGCAGTGCAGCCCCAGCCGTGCAGCGCTCTATACCGGGCGCTATCCGCATTCAAATGGCATGATGGGGCTTGCGCACGATCCCTTTTCCTGGCGCTTACATGATGATGAAATCTATCTTGCGAAGTATCTCCAGGATGCGGGCTACGAAACAGCTCACCTTGGCATTCAGCATGTGACCGGGTTCGATAATGAAGCGGATGTGCGCGCACTGGGCTTTGATCATCTGCTGGAAGGGCACTTCGCGGCAGAAGTCGGGGAATCTGCGGTGGCCTTCCTCAACCAAGCGCACGACAAACCCTTCTTCTTGAATGTTGGCTTCTTTGAGCCGCATCGGGATGAGACGGGGGGCTATCATGTTGCGCCGCCTGATGACAGCCTGGGCGCAGATGTGCCACCTTATTTACCCAACACGCCGGAAGCCCGCCAGGAATTCACCGAACTACAAGGCATGATCCACGCCATGGATCGCGCTGTCGGGCGCATCTGGGAGACGCTGGCATCGCTCGACCTGCTCAAGGATACCTGGCTCATCTTCACAACTGATCACGGGTTGGCAATGCCACGTGCCAAATGCACCATGTATGATCCCGGCCTGGAGACGGCACTCATCATGTACGCGGAGCCGTTTGGGTTCACAGGTGGCCGTGTGATTTCTGAACTTATCAGCCATGTGGATTTCACGCCGACGATCCTGGAAGGCCTGGGTATTCCCGTGCCGGAGCGCTTGCAGGGGCGCAGTTATTGGGGCCTGCTGCAAGAGGGGGATTATGAACCACGCCAATTCATCATTGGCGAAAAGACGTATCACACGGATTACGAACCGCAGCGTGCCATACGCACAGAGCGGTATAAACTCATCGTGAATCTGGAAGTCGATATTACCAACGTCCCGGCGGATATTATGCATAGCCCGATTTATCCGCAGATGATCGACCAGTTGACCGTCACACGGCCCTATGTAGAGCTGTACGACCTGGAAAACGATCCGCTTGAGCAGCATAATCTAGCGGGTACAGCAGATGTGCAATCTATCGAAGCAGATTTGCTGCACCAGCTTAAGGCGTGGATGGTGGCGACAGATGACCCCATCCTACAGGGGCCGATTGCCTCACCCTATTACGATCGTGCGCTGGCGAGATTGGAGTAA
- a CDS encoding carbohydrate kinase family protein, with product MVYDALVYGPLFCDLIFTDLPDMPVLGEEIFAGDMKITVGGSAIVAAALHRLGAKVGLIADLGNDQMSTVVQHLLEDMGLDTSLIRHHDYALPQLTVALSFPHDRAFVTRFEKPRDPLDLGAVLAANPARHLHVCSFMAAFDTPEAPHIAHEHNMSVSLDLGWDSEGLRDPKLRAMIAEVDMFMPSRSELCHVMGTTDKQAALDATISLMGEDAVVIMKDGKHGALARTHSETITVPAVPVTPVDTTGAGDSFDAGFIYGHTQGFSLETSLQYGSICGALATTAPGGATATPTQEEVQQWLLKLQS from the coding sequence ATGGTCTATGATGCGCTCGTCTATGGGCCGCTCTTCTGCGACCTGATCTTCACTGATTTACCGGATATGCCCGTCCTGGGGGAAGAAATCTTCGCCGGGGATATGAAGATCACGGTTGGGGGCAGTGCGATTGTGGCTGCTGCCCTGCACCGTCTGGGGGCGAAGGTTGGCCTCATTGCGGATTTGGGCAACGACCAGATGAGTACCGTTGTTCAACATCTGCTGGAAGACATGGGCCTGGATACCTCGCTCATCCGGCACCACGATTACGCCCTGCCACAACTCACAGTCGCGCTCTCCTTCCCGCATGATCGCGCGTTTGTCACCCGCTTTGAGAAGCCACGCGATCCGCTGGATCTGGGTGCTGTCCTGGCTGCGAACCCGGCCAGGCATCTACATGTGTGCAGCTTCATGGCGGCATTCGATACCCCGGAAGCGCCCCACATCGCCCATGAGCACAATATGTCTGTCTCGCTGGACCTGGGCTGGGATAGTGAGGGCCTGCGTGATCCTAAATTACGCGCTATGATCGCTGAAGTTGATATGTTTATGCCCAGTCGTTCTGAGTTGTGCCACGTCATGGGAACAACCGATAAACAGGCCGCGCTTGATGCGACTATCAGCCTGATGGGTGAGGATGCCGTCGTCATCATGAAGGATGGTAAACATGGTGCACTGGCCCGCACGCATTCAGAGACAATCACTGTCCCTGCGGTGCCTGTCACGCCAGTGGATACCACTGGGGCGGGCGATTCGTTCGATGCAGGTTTCATTTACGGGCATACTCAGGGATTCTCATTAGAGACGAGCCTCCAATATGGCAGTATCTGTGGCGCATTGGCGACGACTGCCCCCGGAGGCGCAACCGCAACACCCACACAGGAGGAAGTACAGCAGTGGCTGTTAAAATTGCAATCATAG
- a CDS encoding glycoside hydrolase: protein MAVKIAIIGGGSAYAPGLLGAFIHKAQDFDGAELALMDIAETELAIVHRLGQKMIEAAHVNLTLTAHTDYRSALADADYVLTTFRQGGFEARAQDERIPLQYGIIGQETIGPGGFFFAMRTIGVVRKLLATIKEVAPRAVLVNYSNPTQIIAEAVTHFSDVPCISICDQSDDDQRKILDALNITPQHVEFESVGLNHATWSTRFLVDGEDGIELMLRGCEDVLARDDISNRLKRQFMMTRDFGRVPNSYMQYYYYRQETVAEAQAAPKSRAQEIMDLIPSYYVHFEEQAAQDVPHVTHSRGGSIFGDMAVEVLRGLVQNNQSIHTLNIPNRAALPDFAPDRVVEVPARLESRNATPLAQHPLPHEVTGLLHMLAEYQWLSAKAIWEGDTRLKELALASNPLVMSVPLARKLLAEIEPLQKQYWG from the coding sequence GTGGCTGTTAAAATTGCAATCATAGGGGGCGGCAGTGCCTATGCCCCTGGCCTTCTGGGCGCTTTTATCCATAAAGCCCAGGACTTCGACGGGGCTGAACTGGCGCTGATGGACATTGCCGAAACGGAACTGGCGATTGTACATCGCCTGGGTCAGAAGATGATCGAGGCGGCACATGTGAATTTGACACTGACCGCGCATACAGATTATCGCTCTGCACTGGCAGATGCCGACTACGTGCTGACCACGTTCCGGCAGGGTGGTTTTGAAGCGCGTGCTCAGGATGAGCGCATTCCTTTACAATACGGCATCATCGGTCAGGAGACGATTGGTCCGGGTGGCTTCTTCTTCGCCATGCGTACCATTGGCGTTGTTCGTAAGCTGCTGGCAACCATCAAAGAGGTGGCTCCCAGGGCTGTACTCGTCAATTATTCGAATCCGACGCAAATCATCGCGGAAGCTGTGACGCATTTTTCTGATGTGCCCTGTATTAGCATCTGCGACCAGAGTGACGATGACCAGCGTAAAATCCTGGATGCGCTCAATATCACGCCGCAGCATGTCGAGTTTGAGTCAGTGGGGCTTAATCATGCCACATGGAGTACGCGCTTTCTGGTCGATGGCGAAGATGGCATCGAATTGATGCTGCGCGGGTGTGAAGATGTGCTGGCGCGGGACGACATCAGCAATCGCCTTAAGCGCCAATTCATGATGACGCGCGATTTTGGCCGTGTGCCCAACAGCTACATGCAGTATTACTATTATCGTCAGGAGACCGTTGCAGAAGCCCAGGCCGCTCCTAAATCACGCGCTCAGGAAATCATGGACCTGATCCCCAGTTACTACGTCCATTTTGAGGAACAAGCCGCCCAGGACGTCCCCCATGTGACCCATTCTCGCGGTGGTTCAATCTTTGGGGATATGGCCGTAGAGGTGCTGCGTGGGCTTGTGCAGAACAACCAGAGCATTCATACACTCAATATTCCCAACCGGGCCGCACTGCCGGATTTCGCGCCTGATCGTGTGGTGGAGGTCCCGGCACGGCTTGAAAGCCGCAACGCAACGCCCTTAGCACAACATCCGCTGCCGCATGAGGTGACGGGCTTGCTGCATATGCTGGCGGAATATCAATGGCTATCTGCTAAGGCCATCTGGGAAGGCGATACGCGCCTCAAAGAACTGGCGCTGGCCTCTAACCCCTTGGTGATGTCCGTCCCGCTGGCGAGAAAGCTCCTCGCAGAGATCGAACCCTTGCAAAAGCAGTATTGGGGCTGA
- a CDS encoding DUF4405 domain-containing protein, with translation MAVMSSSVEKQSKKSNQTRLNGSRLNQSKWNLFLDVALAGAFVLVLEEHFTGLNWHELIGVGFAVGLLVHFILHWRWVFTMTKTFFRKLFHESRLNYLLNLVLLVDLAVIIVTGIGISRTLGLELGLDRSLSSSFEQWHRLASNFSLLLVGLHVAIHWKWIVSHARRYIFRNPFRFLLHRQAPHPVVAHSLVTTPIIVTHSTQQSQGGQS, from the coding sequence ATGGCAGTCATGTCGTCCTCAGTAGAGAAACAGTCTAAAAAATCGAATCAAACCAGGTTGAATGGTTCCAGGTTAAATCAATCCAAATGGAACCTCTTCCTGGATGTGGCTCTGGCTGGGGCATTTGTCCTCGTGCTGGAGGAGCATTTCACGGGTTTGAACTGGCATGAGCTGATTGGCGTTGGCTTTGCTGTTGGCCTGCTCGTACACTTTATCCTACATTGGCGCTGGGTCTTCACGATGACGAAGACTTTCTTCCGCAAGTTGTTCCATGAATCACGCTTGAACTATCTGCTCAACCTCGTGCTGCTTGTCGATTTAGCGGTCATCATCGTGACGGGTATCGGGATTTCTCGCACGTTGGGCCTGGAATTAGGCCTGGACCGCAGTCTTTCCAGTTCATTTGAACAATGGCATCGTCTGGCGAGCAACTTCTCACTGCTGCTTGTCGGTTTACATGTCGCTATCCATTGGAAGTGGATTGTTTCTCATGCACGCCGATATATTTTCCGCAATCCCTTCCGCTTCCTGTTGCATCGGCAGGCCCCACATCCAGTTGTAGCGCACTCTCTGGTGACTACGCCCATCATCGTGACCCATTCCACACAACAATCCCAGGGAGGTCAATCATGA